Part of the Granulicella cerasi genome is shown below.
CCGCGCTCTCCTTCCGCGCGCTCGCCAACGGCATTGCCACTTCCGTCGCCGAGTGGAAGGTGCGCCACAAGCCGGCTCGCTACGTAGGACACGTTCGCGCAGGCGATGCGTTCCCCGAGTTCCTCGTTCTGTGGACGCTCTTCCCCATCTTCTTCTTCTCGTTCTCCGGCTCGAAGCTGCCCGGCTATATTCTGCCGTCGATCCCGCCGCTCGCCATCCTGACCGGAGATTACCTCTACCGCATCCGCCGCATCGGCATCTCCACCTGGTTGCTCTACACGCACGCTACGCTCACCGCGATCCTTACCTTCGTGCTGCTGCTTTGCCCGCAGTACATGGTGTACCAGCGCATTGTGCCGCAGAGGGGCCCGATGGCCGTAGCGATCATCGGCGCGCTCGCTACCGGGGCCTTGATCGTGCTCGTGGTGCGTCGCTGGGGAACCGCGCGCATCCGTACGGTCACGCTCATCCCGCTCGCGCTGCTGCTCTTCTTCCTGTTGGGCTTGAACGGTCGTCTGCTCGACCTGAACTACTCCGCACGCCCGCTTGCAGAGGCCATCGCGCAGGCAGCGCCCGAGGTGCAGACCGTTGCCGTGCATGACGTCCGCCGCGACCTAGATTACGGCCTGGCGTTCTACCGCAACCAGATCATCGAGCACTACCGCACCGATGGCGTACCGGACACCACACACATCCTGGTGATCCCCACGCGCGAGGCTGAGCAGCTACCGGTGATCGTCCCCGATCGCGTGTACCAGCAGCTCTTCCTCTACGACACGCAAGGCCTCGCGGTCTATAAGGTCTACGCGAAGAAGTAGTCTGCTACTCCAGCGGCAACTGAAGCACTACACACAACCCACCGCCAGCGCACTTCTCTGCATACACCATGCCTCCATGCAGGTCGACGATGCGTCGCGTGATCGACAACCCCAGGCCAGAGCCCTTGACGTCGTGCTCGCGCGCTTCCGAGACGCGGAAGAACGGATCGAAGAGCTTGCGCAGCACGTCATCGGGTACACCCGGTCCACAATCCTCCACGACGACCTCGCACATCACGCGGCCCTGCACATTGCGGCGCGCCGCACGAACCACCACCGCTGTTCGCGGCGCGGTATAGTGCACAGCGTTGCGGACAACATTCTCCAGCGCACTGCGTAGAAGGTTCGCGTCTCCCGGCAGCACGATCGCGTCCGACATTTCGACACGAACGTGCTTGTCCTCGGACTGCGCCTCAAAGGAAGCATCCTGAGCGAGGCTTTCGAGCATCGACCGCAGCTCGATCCTCTCCCGCGCCATTGAAGAAGGCTGCATGTCCAGCCGCGTCAGCAACAGGATCTGCCCGATCATCGCGTTCATGCGCTCGACGTCGGTCTCCATGCGATCGAGGACATCCATCTCGCCGCGCCTCATCAACTCCAGCGAAACCGAGATGCGCGTGAGTGGCGAACGCAGCTCATGCGAGATGTCCGCGAGCATTTCCTGTCGGCGCTCAATCAGCACCTGCATGCGCTCGGCCATCTGGTCGAACGCCTTCGCTGTGTCTGCAATCTCATCTTCGCGCGGCGACACCGCAGGCAGCACGCGCGTGCTGAGGTCTCCGCTCGCCAGTCGCAGCGCACCCGCCTGCAGCGCACGCATCGGAGCCACAATATGCCGCGTCAACAACACGCAGAGCAACGCCGCAATCAACGCAGCGAGCAGCAGACGCACACCGATCGGCCGCGCAAACGTGCCATCGAGGAAGCCACCCAACTTCGGATGAATCTCGATCACGAAATAGTACCGCTGCCCATTCGAGATCAGCGGCGTTGAGGTCACCCACACGCGCCCGAGGCGCTGCCTGGACTCACCCGTCCTGCGACTCGCTTCGAGAACCACTCCAATGTTCGGCGGCACCGGGCGCGACGATACGCTACGCCCTTGCGCATCGAGCAACGCCGCATTCATCGTGGAAGATTTATCGATGATGTCCAGGTAGCGGTCAAGCGAAGCCTCGCCACCGCTCGTGTAGAAATCAATCGCGGTATGCGCGTAGAGGTCCTGCGTCATCCGCGTCCAGCGCGTGCCAATCGGGCGCGAGCCTGTGAGCAGTGTCACCGCGACCACCAACACCGCGCTCGCTGCGAAGGTCAGCCAGAACCAGCCAAAAATCTTCACATACAGCGAGCGAAAGATCCTCACGCGGCCTCTCCGCCGGTGTACGCATAGCCTGCGCCGCGAAGGCTTTGAATGCGCTCTTTGCCTTCGTACATCGCGCCCAGCTTCTTCCGCAGATTGCTCACGTGGTTATCGACGCTGCGGTCAAAGGCTCCCACCGGTCTACCGAGGCACACCTCCGCGATCTCATCACGCGAAACCACACGCCCATACGAGCGGATCAGCAGCAACAGGATTTCGTATTCGGTTCCCGTCAGCGCGACCTCACGGCCTTGCTGCTGCACTCGGCGTGACGCCACATCAATCACGAGGTCGCCCATCTCCATCGAAGAAGGAGCCGCCGCCACGGGCCCTCGGCGCTTCAACACGGAGCGCATGCGCGCCACCAGCTCTCGAACGTGAAAAGGCTTCGGCAGATAATCATCCGCGCCCGCTTCCAGGCCGGAGATGCGGTCCTTCTCATCGCCGCGCGCGGTCAGCATGATCACCGGCACCTCGGACTCCACGCGGATGCGCCGCAACAACACACGGCCGTCGCCGCCCGGAAGCATCACGTCCAGCACCACCAGATCGAACGTCCCGTCGGTCGCGCGCGCATATCCATCCTTCGCGTCGTAAACCGGCGTTACCTCGAAGCCATCCATGCGCAGCAGGCGCTCGAGCCCCGCACAGAGCTCCCTGTCGTCATCCACCAGCAGCACGCGAGGCCGGGCCTTGCCTGCTTCCGCGTCCTGCGTCAACTTCTGCTCCATGGACATTTCCTTCGCTTCAGTGTCACACCAACCGGCAACCCGCTCCAAGCGCCGAATGTAAGGAAGTGCATGTGTCTTTGCCGGGCAAACCTTCAACCGCTGCACGGCGCGGAACCAGCGTAGTATTCACTCTCGCGCGACACTCTCTGCGATACTGCCAAACAAGCATGTCCCTCGCCGAGCCATCTGTCGACGTCCTCGATCTGCGCCACTTTTCCGGCGCACAGCTTGCCCCGCTGCTGCGCGACGAGGCCGAGCGCTGGCAGGCCCGACTGCACTGGCAATATGACTCCGCCGCCACCCTCTTGCTCGAGTACCTGAACACCCGCGTATTGCCCGGATACGCGGCTTACGACCGCGCTACACGCAGCGTCGTCGGCTATGGCTTCTGCGTCTACGAGGCGAACAAAGCAGTGCTCGGCGATATCTACGCCTTCGACGAAGCAGAAGGTCGCCCGAGCCCCCTCGTCAACAGGCTGCTGGACCATCTGCTCGAAATGCTGATGGCTTCACCCGGCATCGATCGCATCGAATCGCAGCTGCTTATGTACCCGCCGGGGTCTTTCGCTCCAACACTGGACCGCTACGGCTTCCAAAGCTTCCCGCGTCAGTTCCTCATGGCGCCGCTCAGCGCACCGCAACTCCAGCAGCCAGCTATGCCGCTCGTTCCCGGATCCGGCCTGCGCCTCGAGCGTTGGCGCCCCGAGCACATGCACGGCGCGGCGGCCCTCATTCAGCGGTCCTATCAAGACCACGGCGATGCGCTCATCAACGACCAGTACCGCACCGTCGCCGGAGCAGAGCGCTTCCTGCACAACATCATCCGCTTCCCGGGCTGTGGAGACTTTGACGCCGAGCATTCACTCGTCCTCGTCGACCAAAACTCCGGAAAGCCGCAGGCCCTGCTGCTCTGCTCGCGCGTTCATCAGGACACTGCACACATCACGCAACTGTGCATCGCGCCTTCGCTGCGAGGCCTCGGCCTTGGCCGCATGATGCTCACCATCTGCGCGCAACAACTTTGGCAGCGAGGCCTGCGCCATGTGTCGCTTACCGTCACAGAAGACAACGCGCAGGCGCTGAAGCTCTACAACTCACTCGGCTTCAGCCTGCTGCAACGCTTCGAAGCTATCGTCTGGAACAAGCGCTAGACCACCCGCTGACACGCCGGATAAAACCCCGTCGGCTGGCTAGTTGTCATCGTTGCTGCTATGCCCCACAGCCGCTCGCTGCGTTGCCATCTTCCGCTTCGATGAAGCCCCGTTGATGCCCTCAGCATAACGACGCACACCACCGAACAAGCTCTCCGCCACACGCTGACGATACTCCGGCGTACGCAGCTGCGCCGCATCGCGCGGGTTCGTCACAAACGAAATCTCCGCCAGAATCGATGGCATATTCGCACCGATCAGCACCACGAACGGAGCCTTCTTCACTCCGCGATTCTTCAGCGCACCGTTGTTGCGCTCAAGCCCCGCATACAACGAATCATCCACATCACTCGCCAGTTCGCGACTCTCTTCGATCTTGTCCTTCAGCGCGATCTTCTTCACCAGATCGCTCAGCTCATGCACGCTCTGCGTCGACACCGCATTCTCTCTACCTGCCACGCGCATCGCATCCGGATCGCTCGTGAAGTTCAGGTAATACACCTCAACACCACGCGCCGTCGGATCACTCGACGAGTTCGCATGAACGGAGATGAACAGGTCGGCCTGCGCTTTGTTCGCAATCGCCGTACGCGTCTCGAGCGGAATGAACGTGTCATCCGCACGCGTGTACACAATCTCCGCACCGAGACGCTCGTGGCAAAGCTTCCCCAGACGCAGCGCTACATCGAGCACGACGTCCTTCTCCTGAATGCCATCCGCACCGAGCGTGCCCGAGTCATGCCCGCCATGCCCCGCATCGATGACGATGCGTCCAATCTTCAAACCCAGCGCCCGCATCAATGACGTCTCGCCCGCAGCTGTGGGCGGAGCGACCTGCGCAGGCTCACCCGCGACATGCTTCGACGGCTTGGGTGAGGGCGCCACATCCGCGACATCCCTTGCCGTCTTCGATGAGATCGGGGCAGAGGTCGGCTTATGCGTCGCATTCACGCGTCCTGGCTGCGAACTTACCGCAGCCACATCCGGCGTCGTCGAACTCACGCTCGATACCACCGCATTCGGCACAGGCCTTGCGGCCGTGGCCTTCTGCGGAATCACCACACGCGGCGCGGCGACTTTGCTCGTCGTCGCCGGAGCCGTGCGCGAAGGCAGCCCGAAGCTATCGCCACCATCTGTCACAGCCATCGGCGGCAGGCTTGAGGTCTCCGTACTCTTTGCTCGCGGAGCTTCAACCACCGGCTCCCGCGGTACAGGCTTTGCAAGGCTCGCTTCCGGTTTCTCCGTGGGCACCACGGCATCACCCGCAGGAGCGCTTTCGCCCTTGCCATGAATGTCGATGATCAAGCGATACGGATTCGGCAGCAAGAACGCCGAGTACTCGCTGACCTCATGCACATCGAGCACAACACGCGTCACATCATTCGAAAACTGCGCCGCGCGCATCTTTGTCAGGAAGCCATCATCGACGACGTTGAAGCTCTTGCCCACCAGCTCATGCGCCAGCTTCGCATGATGCAAGTCGAAGTAGATGCGGTCCGGATGCTCCACACGCGCCGCTTCGTACGTCACTTCATCGCCAAGGTCGATCACCACACGCGTATAGCTCGGCGTGGACCAATGCCGTATCCCCGACACCAATGCCATCGGCTTCTTGCTATCACTCGGCGCAGCCTCCGCAACCGGCTCCGACTGCGGCTCCCGTGGCGTAGCCTTCGCACTCTTAGCGTCGAGGCTTTCAGCAGGCATCGTAGCCGCAGAAGCAGCCTCCGCATGCACCGGTCGATGATAATGATCATCCCCCGCCGCAGGGCCGTCGGCACTCGCTGCATCCGCGCTATCGCTACCCGCTGCAAACTTCGGCGCACTGCCGTCCTTCAACTGATCCAGCGTCACCGTCGCCGTCTCACGTGCAGCCAACGACCGCGGATACTGCTGTCGCAGAAACTCATACTGCCCCATCGCGTCGTTCAGGCTCTTGCCGTCCTGCAACTCGCGGCCCTGCTCGGCGAGCAACTCCGCCACCTGCTGCACCGCGCGCGAAGAATGAACATCCGCCGGGTTCGCATGGTAGATCGCGCGGAAGTTGTCCATCACGCGGCGATACTCCGCCTTCGAGTGATGCGGCTGCGCCTCAAAGCTCTGCCGCGCCTGCAACGCCGCGTCCCACGCTCCACTCTGCGCACGGACACACAACGCGCACGCACACAGCAGCGCACCTACGAAGCGACGATGGCGAAGCCCGACCATATCCCTTCCAGTCTAGGTTTCGCACGCCGCCGCTCGCGCTGTGAATCGCGCCACGTACCCCACCGGATACCCACGCATTGACACCACCAAAACCTCGCGTGCTGATCAACGCCCAAAACGAAAGCGGCTACGCATCACGCGCAGCCGCCCCTTCCACTCACCACAAACCGGGTGCCCCAGGTCTCGCTTCTGAGACCTGGGTTCGCAGGATCTCACCACTACCCCAACAATTCCCCAACTACCTCAGCCGCAGCCTGCAACGTCGCATCCAGCGCCGCCACATCCGAGCCACCAGCCTCAGCCAGATCAGGACGTCCACCGCCCTTGCCGCCGACCTTCGCCGCCAGCGCACCAACGACCTTGCCCGCCTGCACCTTGCCGGTGAGGTCCTTCGTCACGCCAGCAATCAGCGAAACCTTGCCCTCATCCGTCGCCGCGCCAAGCACTACGACGCCCGAGCCCAGCTTGCCGCGAAGCTCATCGACAAGGTTGCGCATCTGCGACTTATCCAACGCATCGACGCGCTGCGCGAGCACCTTCACGCCCTTCACTTCAACGGCATTGGAAGCCGCATCCGCCGTCGCTGCCGAAGCCGACTTCATGCGCATCTGCTCCAACTCACGACGCAGCTTCTTCAGCTCCTCATCCTGCGAAGTCAGTCGCGCCACCAGCGCCGAAGCACTCGCCTCACCTGCCACCTGCGACGCTACCTTAGACACCTCGGCATCGCGACGGAAAAGCTCCAGCGAACCCGCGCCCGTCACCGCTTCCACGCGACGCACGCCGCTCGACACACTCGATTCACCCACCAGCTTCAGCAGGCCAATCTCACCCGTCGCCGCAATGTGCGTGCCACCGCAAAGCTCCGTCGAGAAGTCGCCAATCTTCACCACGCGCACGCGCTCGCCATACTTCTCGCCAAACAGCGCCATCGCGCCCAACTCATGCACAGCCACATCAATCGGCACATCGACCATCGTCTGCACCGGCGTGTTCGCCAGAATCTGCGCGTTGACGATGTCCTCAATCTCCTGCAGCTCTTCCTCAGCCACACCCGTAAAGTGCGAGAAGTCAAAGCGCAGACGACCCGGATCATTCAACGATCCCGCCTGCTTCACATGCGTGCCCAACACCTGTCGCAACGCTGCATGAAGCAGGTGCGTGCCCGTGTGATTACGCATCGTCGCATTGCGCACCCCAGCGTTCACCACGGTGTCCACCGTGTCGCCTACAGCGATCGTGTGCTTGGCTACCACCTGATGCGCGAACACACCCTGCACCGGCTTCTTGCAGCCGCTCACCTCAGCCACAGCAGTCTGATGATCAGCCGCATAGAGCCAACCCACATCGCCCACCTGTCCGCCCGAGTCCGCATAGAAGCTCGTCGCATCCAGCACAACCTCGCCGCGCTCGCCGGCCTTCAACTCGTTGGTGCCCACGCCATCCTTCACCAGCGCAATCACCTTCGCGCCATCGACACGCGTCGCGCCATAGCCTTCGAACACCGTCTGCGCGAGCTCGCGATACACCGGCGCCGCCGTCTTCTGCGATCCGCCCTTCCACGAAGCACGCGCACGCTGCTGCTCTTCCAACTTCGCGCGCTCAAACCCCTCGACATCGAACTCAATGCGCGCGTCACGCGCAGCATCGACCATAAAGTCCAGCGGCATACCAAACGTCTCATACAGCGAGAACGCCTTCGCCCCATTTCGCAACACATCTTCGGTCATATTGCGCAGACCGAGCTCCAGCGTGCGCGCAAACTGTTGCTCTTCCGCCAGCACCACCTTCGCCACGCGCTCAGCGGACTCCACCAACTCCGGATAAGCCGTCTTCATCTCGTCACGCACAGCGAGAACCATCTCGTGCATGAACGGCTTCTCCTGCCCCAGCAATCGTCCATGACGAATGCCGCGACGAAGAATCTTGCGCAACACATACCCACGACCTTCATTCGAAGGCAACACACCATCGCTGATGAGGAAGGTCGCGCAACGTGCGTGGTCTGCAATGATCCGCAGCGAAGGCGCACCCTTCGTATCGCTGATTGCAAGCTGATCCAACGACAGCTCCGACTGGAAGCCCGTCAGCCTTTGCGCTGCAGTAATCAGCGGTGTGAACAGATCGCTCTCGTAATTCGACAGCTTGCCCTGCAATACAGCCGAGATGCGTTCGAGCCCCATGCCCGTATCCACCGACTGCTTGGGCAGCGGCGTCAACGTGCCATCGCTCGAGCGATCGAACTGCATGAAGACCAGGTTCCACACCTCGACATAGCGCTGATCGTCCTGCGGAAACGGCTTGTCCGTACCTGCTTCCTCTGCAGCCTCCACGCCGAGATCGTAGAAGATCTCCGAGCAAGGACCGCACGGCCCCGTATCGCCCATCTGCCAGAAGTTGTCCTTCGCTGGCATGCCGAAGATGCGGTCAGCAGGCACGCCCGTTTCGATCCACATCGCCTCGGCTTCGTCATCGCGCGGCACACTGTCGTTGCCTTCGAAGACGGTGACGTAAAGCTTGTCCTTCGGAATCCCAAACCAATCCGGCGAGGTCAGCAACTCCCACGCATACGCGATGGCGTCCTTCTTGAAGTAGTCGCCAAAGCTGAAGTTGCCAAGCATCTCAAAGAACGTGTGATGACGACGCGTGAAGCCGACGTTCTCCAGATCGTTATGCTTGCCACCGGCACGCACACACTTCTGCGACGTGGTTGCGCGCGTATACTCACGCTTCTCCGCGCCAAGGAACACGTCCTTGAACTGGTTCATACCCGCATTGGTAAACAGCAGGGTCGGATCATTGGCCGGAACCAGCGACGAAGAGTGCACACGACGGTGCCCCTTCCCTTCAAAAAACCGCAGAAAATCTTCACGAATCTGATTGCCGGACAAGTTACGCATAGAGCTTTAGTTTATCAGCGAGTCAGGCTGAAATCCCCGGCCACCACGTCAGCCCTTCACGCCTCAACTCCGCATCCCGCGTAGCCTTCAGCCCCGCAAACTCCTCCGCGTGCCGCGCCAACTCCACCACGCTCACCAACGCATCGAACGCGTCTTCGCTGCCCAGCGCCTTGCTCATGACCGCGCGGCCCACATGCTTGTACAGCGCATCCGTCTTGCGCTTCGCCGCGAGATACGCCCGCCGCGCCTCTGCATTCGACTTCGCCACCGCGCCGGTCATCAGGCGCGTGTACATCTCGCACACCAGCGGCTGCGGCCGGTTCGCGCCGATCGCCGACGCCTCAAACGGCCACACGCGAAACCCCGCCTCGCGCAGCCGCTCCAGCATCGGCATCACGCGTAGCGACCCCGTCCCCACCGAGCCCGATCCGCCAATCTGAAACGGCGACTTCGCCGTGATCCCACGCATCTTCGCCGCACGCTCCGGGTCGCCGCCCGGCTCGCCCTGCGCGATCTTATTGTCGTAGTCAGCGAAACGAAACATCCGCCGATACCCCTCGCCGCAGAACTGCTCCGGCCGCTTATGCGGCTTGCCCCAGAAGCGCTCGTCGCGAGCTATCTCATCGCCCTCGCGCGCAAGCCACTGCTCGGCCAGCCCCGCATTCACCTTGCGCCAAAACGCAAATGCATCCGAGCATCCATGCTCCTCAAGAAACCACGCCGGAAAGCTGAAGCACGCATCAATGCCGACGACCATGCTCGGCGTCTCCGCGGCAAGCTCGATCAGCCAAGCCGCCACCTCCTCACGCGTGCGCCCCGCCTCAAGCTGCACGCGCACGCGGCCATCCGCCAAACGCGTCCAAACACCCGCCCAGATATGCCGCCGCTGCCCAGCCACATCGATACGGCCCGACCAATCAATCGCCACCAGACGCTGCGGCGAGCCGACAATGCCGTCGCGTACCGTTGCGTCCTTCGCGCTCGTTGCGTTCGCCTTTGCTTTCTCAACTGCCAATGTTCACTCCAGAGTGCCAGTCGTCCAGTTATCCAGAGTGCCGGAAGCTACTCGGCCTCATCCGCCATATCCACTTCCTCGACCTCGCTGCCGCCCCAGTCGCGCAGCACCTTCCACACTGCGCGCGACGAAAATCCCGCTGCCACCAGCCGGCGCATAATCTTCGCCGTCTCTTTTGCCTTCTGCTCGCGATCGCCGCTTGGCGGTTTCAGCCGCTTGCGCTCCACATACTGCCGCGCCAGCGCTGCCTCATCCACCTCGTCATACTGCGCGCCGATGGCCTCGTTCGCCACCGTCTGCGGCACGCCCTTCTGCATCAACCCCTGCTGCACGCGCCGACGCCCCAGCTTCTCGTTCTCCTGGCGAAGTCGCGCATAGTCCGCCGCAAAACGCTCGTCGCTCAGATAGCCAAGCTCCTTCAGCTTCGCCATCACGCGCTCCACATCCGCACGCCCGTCTTCATCAGGAGTAGCGCGTTCCGCCAGCTTGCGCCGCAGGTCGCGCTCGCTCTTCATCTTCGCGCCCAGCGACTTCGCCGCACAATCCAGCAACTCGGTAAACTCCATCGGCGCGCGCGGCTTCTTCGGTCTTCCAAAACTCATCGCGCAACCCCTGCTCCCTGCATCGCATACTTGCCCGAGTGCGTCCACTTGTCGCACCAGTCGTTCACCGTCTCGTACCAAAGCTCGGAGTTCTTCGGCTTCATCACCCAGTGCCCCTCATCCGGGAAGTACAGCATCTTCGACGGCACGCCAAGCAACTGCAGCGCCGTAAACAACTGGAAGCCCTCCGAGACGTCGAGGCGATAATCCCGCTGACCATGCACCACCAACGTCGGCGTATGCGCGTCCTTGATGTGCAGCATCGGCGACCACTTGCGGAACGGGTCTTCACTCACCGGCTTGTCGTAGAAGTCCCACGGATGGGCAGGCTTCGTCTGCTCCACCACTGCATCAGGAGCATTCGACGCCAGCGGACGATACTCCCACTCGTTGAACCACAACTCTTCCGTCGTGCCAAACGCGCTCTGCGGGTTGTACATGCCATCGTGCGTCACGATGCACTTGAAGCGGTTCGTATGCGTCAGCACCCAGTCGGCCATGTAGCCGCCATAGCTCGCACCCAACGCACACTCGCGGTCCTTGTCGATGAACGAGTAATGTTGCTCCGCATAATCGAGCCCCTTCATGAGGTCCTCATACGCGCGCCCACCCCAAT
Proteins encoded:
- a CDS encoding response regulator transcription factor, whose translation is MEQKLTQDAEAGKARPRVLLVDDDRELCAGLERLLRMDGFEVTPVYDAKDGYARATDGTFDLVVLDVMLPGGDGRVLLRRIRVESEVPVIMLTARGDEKDRISGLEAGADDYLPKPFHVRELVARMRSVLKRRGPVAAAPSSMEMGDLVIDVASRRVQQQGREVALTGTEYEILLLLIRSYGRVVSRDEIAEVCLGRPVGAFDRSVDNHVSNLRKKLGAMYEGKERIQSLRGAGYAYTGGEAA
- a CDS encoding regulatory protein RecX, with product MSFGRPKKPRAPMEFTELLDCAAKSLGAKMKSERDLRRKLAERATPDEDGRADVERVMAKLKELGYLSDERFAADYARLRQENEKLGRRRVQQGLMQKGVPQTVANEAIGAQYDEVDEAALARQYVERKRLKPPSGDREQKAKETAKIMRRLVAAGFSSRAVWKVLRDWGGSEVEEVDMADEAE
- a CDS encoding GNAT family N-acetyltransferase; translated protein: MSLAEPSVDVLDLRHFSGAQLAPLLRDEAERWQARLHWQYDSAATLLLEYLNTRVLPGYAAYDRATRSVVGYGFCVYEANKAVLGDIYAFDEAEGRPSPLVNRLLDHLLEMLMASPGIDRIESQLLMYPPGSFAPTLDRYGFQSFPRQFLMAPLSAPQLQQPAMPLVPGSGLRLERWRPEHMHGAAALIQRSYQDHGDALINDQYRTVAGAERFLHNIIRFPGCGDFDAEHSLVLVDQNSGKPQALLLCSRVHQDTAHITQLCIAPSLRGLGLGRMMLTICAQQLWQRGLRHVSLTVTEDNAQALKLYNSLGFSLLQRFEAIVWNKR
- a CDS encoding N-acetylmuramoyl-L-alanine amidase, which codes for MVGLRHRRFVGALLCACALCVRAQSGAWDAALQARQSFEAQPHHSKAEYRRVMDNFRAIYHANPADVHSSRAVQQVAELLAEQGRELQDGKSLNDAMGQYEFLRQQYPRSLAARETATVTLDQLKDGSAPKFAAGSDSADAASADGPAAGDDHYHRPVHAEAASAATMPAESLDAKSAKATPREPQSEPVAEAAPSDSKKPMALVSGIRHWSTPSYTRVVIDLGDEVTYEAARVEHPDRIYFDLHHAKLAHELVGKSFNVVDDGFLTKMRAAQFSNDVTRVVLDVHEVSEYSAFLLPNPYRLIIDIHGKGESAPAGDAVVPTEKPEASLAKPVPREPVVEAPRAKSTETSSLPPMAVTDGGDSFGLPSRTAPATTSKVAAPRVVIPQKATAARPVPNAVVSSVSSTTPDVAAVSSQPGRVNATHKPTSAPISSKTARDVADVAPSPKPSKHVAGEPAQVAPPTAAGETSLMRALGLKIGRIVIDAGHGGHDSGTLGADGIQEKDVVLDVALRLGKLCHERLGAEIVYTRADDTFIPLETRTAIANKAQADLFISVHANSSSDPTARGVEVYYLNFTSDPDAMRVAGRENAVSTQSVHELSDLVKKIALKDKIEESRELASDVDDSLYAGLERNNGALKNRGVKKAPFVVLIGANMPSILAEISFVTNPRDAAQLRTPEYRQRVAESLFGGVRRYAEGINGASSKRKMATQRAAVGHSSNDDN
- the alaS gene encoding alanine--tRNA ligase, with protein sequence MRNLSGNQIREDFLRFFEGKGHRRVHSSSLVPANDPTLLFTNAGMNQFKDVFLGAEKREYTRATTSQKCVRAGGKHNDLENVGFTRRHHTFFEMLGNFSFGDYFKKDAIAYAWELLTSPDWFGIPKDKLYVTVFEGNDSVPRDDEAEAMWIETGVPADRIFGMPAKDNFWQMGDTGPCGPCSEIFYDLGVEAAEEAGTDKPFPQDDQRYVEVWNLVFMQFDRSSDGTLTPLPKQSVDTGMGLERISAVLQGKLSNYESDLFTPLITAAQRLTGFQSELSLDQLAISDTKGAPSLRIIADHARCATFLISDGVLPSNEGRGYVLRKILRRGIRHGRLLGQEKPFMHEMVLAVRDEMKTAYPELVESAERVAKVVLAEEQQFARTLELGLRNMTEDVLRNGAKAFSLYETFGMPLDFMVDAARDARIEFDVEGFERAKLEEQQRARASWKGGSQKTAAPVYRELAQTVFEGYGATRVDGAKVIALVKDGVGTNELKAGERGEVVLDATSFYADSGGQVGDVGWLYAADHQTAVAEVSGCKKPVQGVFAHQVVAKHTIAVGDTVDTVVNAGVRNATMRNHTGTHLLHAALRQVLGTHVKQAGSLNDPGRLRFDFSHFTGVAEEELQEIEDIVNAQILANTPVQTMVDVPIDVAVHELGAMALFGEKYGERVRVVKIGDFSTELCGGTHIAATGEIGLLKLVGESSVSSGVRRVEAVTGAGSLELFRRDAEVSKVASQVAGEASASALVARLTSQDEELKKLRRELEQMRMKSASAATADAASNAVEVKGVKVLAQRVDALDKSQMRNLVDELRGKLGSGVVVLGAATDEGKVSLIAGVTKDLTGKVQAGKVVGALAAKVGGKGGGRPDLAEAGGSDVAALDATLQAAAEVVGELLG
- a CDS encoding sensor histidine kinase produces the protein MRIFRSLYVKIFGWFWLTFAASAVLVVAVTLLTGSRPIGTRWTRMTQDLYAHTAIDFYTSGGEASLDRYLDIIDKSSTMNAALLDAQGRSVSSRPVPPNIGVVLEASRRTGESRQRLGRVWVTSTPLISNGQRYYFVIEIHPKLGGFLDGTFARPIGVRLLLAALIAALLCVLLTRHIVAPMRALQAGALRLASGDLSTRVLPAVSPREDEIADTAKAFDQMAERMQVLIERRQEMLADISHELRSPLTRISVSLELMRRGEMDVLDRMETDVERMNAMIGQILLLTRLDMQPSSMARERIELRSMLESLAQDASFEAQSEDKHVRVEMSDAIVLPGDANLLRSALENVVRNAVHYTAPRTAVVVRAARRNVQGRVMCEVVVEDCGPGVPDDVLRKLFDPFFRVSEAREHDVKGSGLGLSITRRIVDLHGGMVYAEKCAGGGLCVVLQLPLE